The Mycetohabitans endofungorum genome contains a region encoding:
- a CDS encoding acyloxyacyl hydrolase codes for MSTFTTKHGPAAPAQRVLRAALAALALAASAAAHADRFGVQLGGGIGDRHIKKGDLALVWDPDMTWWDTGSWHFALVGEMHVSYWHTDEGDGHSNIGEFGMTPVVRFIKNSGQVRPYVEAGVGVRWLTRPRISARFTVSSAFQFADMVGVGAQFGERQQYQAGFRFQHVSNGGIKQPNPGINFTQLYLQYNF; via the coding sequence ATGAGTACGTTCACGACGAAGCACGGCCCGGCGGCGCCAGCGCAGCGCGTGCTGCGCGCAGCGTTGGCGGCACTGGCGCTGGCTGCCAGCGCGGCAGCCCATGCGGACCGGTTTGGCGTCCAACTCGGCGGCGGGATCGGCGACCGCCACATCAAGAAGGGCGACCTGGCGCTGGTATGGGATCCGGACATGACGTGGTGGGATACGGGATCCTGGCACTTTGCGCTGGTCGGCGAAATGCATGTGTCGTATTGGCATACGGACGAAGGCGATGGGCATTCGAACATCGGCGAGTTTGGTATGACGCCGGTGGTGCGTTTCATCAAGAACAGCGGCCAGGTCCGTCCGTATGTCGAGGCCGGCGTGGGCGTACGGTGGTTGACGCGCCCGCGCATCTCAGCGCGTTTCACCGTCTCGTCGGCGTTCCAGTTCGCGGACATGGTTGGCGTGGGCGCGCAGTTCGGCGAGCGCCAGCAGTACCAGGCGGGATTTCGTTTCCAACATGTGTCCAATGGCGGTATCAAGCAGCCGAATCCTGGTATAAATTTCACCCAGCTTTATCTGCAATACAACTTCTGA
- a CDS encoding nuclear transport factor 2 family protein: MAAKVIETIRGLERKRFQAMVDGNSELLDTLIADHASYVHTNGKRESKQQVIDSIVGGRRRYRQIEVQSQEIVPLSHDICMVNGRVLIEMEANSGALVYPIAYTAVQANDNGHWRLVVWHATRCAVE, translated from the coding sequence ATGGCGGCCAAGGTTATTGAGACGATCCGGGGATTGGAGCGCAAGCGCTTTCAAGCGATGGTTGACGGCAACAGCGAGTTGTTGGACACGTTAATTGCCGACCACGCCAGCTATGTGCATACGAATGGCAAGCGCGAAAGCAAACAGCAAGTGATCGATTCGATCGTCGGCGGCCGGCGGCGCTATCGGCAGATCGAGGTGCAGAGCCAGGAGATCGTGCCGCTGTCCCACGATATTTGCATGGTGAACGGGCGCGTGCTGATCGAGATGGAAGCCAACAGCGGCGCACTTGTGTACCCGATTGCCTACACGGCGGTTCAGGCAAACGACAACGGGCACTGGCGTCTGGTCG